A genomic stretch from Rhodospirillaceae bacterium includes:
- a CDS encoding aminotransferase class V-fold PLP-dependent enzyme — MTDQQDLLGKIRDAVIGDDHLFRGPFGPRRLTYADYTASGRALDFIEDYIRDRVLPYYANTHTETSLTGLQTTHYREQARALIRKSLGADEEYAVIFCGSGATGAINRLIDILNIRIPANLDARFELSKNIPADQRPVVFIGPYEHHSNELTWRETIADVIPINEDADGQIDLEYLEQQLEIYKDRDLVIGSFSAASNVTGIISDRVGISALLKAHGALSFWDYAAAAPYVEINITGDADIQAMDGLFISPHKFVGGPGSPGLLVMRKSLMENQVPARPGGGTVSYVNPKEHVYIDDHEHREEGGTPAIIESIRAGLVFQLKDRVGVDLIEKREEEFVHRALKTWTANPNIQVLGNPDLPRLAIISFVIRHGKLNLHHDFVVSVLNDLFGIQSRGGCSCAGPYGHRLLHIDLDQSRAFEDSIVEGCNGIKPGWVRLGFNYFFSDTIADYIIEAVNLIAKHGWKLLPQYTFDPGTGVWRHHNVADLAPMGLEELDIFNPASSGGETVSEDALAGYLEEARTILEQADATTNSPAESTGPLSNSAETLRWFPLPEEFHQGWM; from the coding sequence ATGACAGACCAGCAAGACCTTCTTGGTAAAATCCGCGACGCGGTTATTGGCGATGACCATCTCTTTCGCGGGCCGTTCGGGCCCAGACGATTGACCTACGCCGATTATACGGCGTCAGGCAGGGCGCTGGATTTCATCGAAGATTACATTCGCGACCGGGTCTTGCCCTATTACGCCAACACCCATACGGAAACCTCACTGACAGGCTTGCAGACGACCCATTACCGGGAGCAGGCGCGCGCCCTTATTCGCAAATCTCTTGGCGCCGATGAAGAATACGCGGTCATTTTTTGTGGTTCGGGGGCGACCGGGGCCATCAACCGGCTGATCGATATTCTCAATATCCGGATCCCCGCCAATCTGGATGCCCGCTTTGAGCTGTCAAAAAATATTCCCGCCGATCAACGCCCCGTCGTTTTCATCGGCCCTTACGAGCATCATTCCAACGAATTGACATGGCGTGAAACCATCGCCGATGTGATCCCCATCAACGAGGATGCCGATGGCCAGATAGATTTAGAATATCTCGAGCAACAACTCGAAATTTACAAAGACAGGGACCTTGTGATTGGCAGCTTTTCGGCGGCCTCTAACGTCACCGGCATTATTTCTGACCGGGTCGGGATTTCAGCTTTGCTAAAGGCCCATGGCGCCTTGTCGTTTTGGGATTACGCCGCTGCCGCGCCCTATGTTGAAATTAATATCACCGGTGATGCAGATATTCAGGCCATGGACGGCCTGTTTATCTCGCCCCATAAATTCGTCGGCGGTCCGGGCTCGCCGGGTTTGCTGGTGATGCGTAAATCGCTGATGGAAAATCAGGTTCCGGCTCGTCCGGGCGGCGGCACGGTCAGTTACGTTAACCCTAAGGAACACGTTTACATCGACGATCATGAGCACCGTGAAGAAGGCGGCACCCCGGCTATTATTGAAAGCATCCGCGCCGGTCTGGTTTTTCAGCTCAAAGATCGTGTCGGGGTTGATTTGATAGAAAAGCGTGAGGAGGAATTCGTCCACCGCGCCCTGAAAACCTGGACTGCCAACCCCAACATTCAGGTTCTCGGCAATCCTGATCTTCCGCGTCTGGCGATCATCTCGTTTGTTATCCGCCACGGAAAACTGAACCTGCATCACGACTTTGTCGTCTCCGTCCTCAATGACCTGTTTGGCATCCAGTCCCGTGGCGGCTGTTCGTGCGCCGGACCCTATGGGCACCGGTTGCTGCATATCGATCTTGATCAGTCCCGGGCCTTTGAAGACAGTATCGTCGAAGGCTGTAACGGCATTAAACCCGGCTGGGTACGGTTAGGGTTCAACTACTTCTTCTCGGACACGATTGCAGATTACATCATCGAGGCCGTCAATCTGATTGCCAAGCATGGTTGGAAACTGCTGCCACAATATACATTCGATCCGGGTACCGGGGTCTGGCGTCATCATAACGTTGCCGATCTTGCGCCGATGGGGCTGGAAGAACTGGATATTTTCAATCCCGCCTCATCAGGGGGGGAAACCGTCAGTGAAGACGCCCTGGCGGGATACCTTGAAGAAGCCCGAACCATCCTCGAGCAAGCAGACGCAACCACCAATAGCCCCGCAGAATCCACAGGCCCTCTTTCCAACAGTGCCGAAACCCTGCGCTGGTTCCCCCTGCCCGAAGAATTCCATCAGGGCTGGATGTGA
- a CDS encoding DUF1223 domain-containing protein, with translation MIYRLKKFSTLIFFIAVSLSLPVSMAVADTDKPLTVVELFTSQGCSSCPPADAYLGELAALDESRGILALSFHVDYWDNLGWKDPYSSAANTSRQRTYAQYMDLRYIYTPQMVVQGTLQGTGSDRQTIARQIKEARKLTTVDVHLQRNGSAVQVLLEDANRQLNADIHMVIYDKEHTTSVKRGENSGKSITNRNVVRSVKKIGSWSGNKTSLSLPLDDSGDACAVIIQSRATGAILGAASITIN, from the coding sequence ATGATTTACCGGTTAAAAAAATTTTCGACTCTCATTTTCTTTATCGCCGTCTCGCTGTCACTGCCCGTCTCCATGGCCGTCGCAGACACGGACAAACCCCTGACCGTGGTCGAATTGTTCACATCCCAGGGATGTTCTTCATGCCCACCCGCTGATGCCTATCTTGGTGAACTGGCTGCTCTGGATGAAAGCCGGGGTATTTTGGCGTTATCCTTCCATGTGGATTACTGGGATAATCTGGGTTGGAAGGACCCCTATTCCAGTGCCGCCAACACCAGCCGCCAGCGTACTTACGCCCAATATATGGATCTGCGCTACATCTACACGCCGCAAATGGTCGTGCAGGGAACTCTACAGGGAACCGGGTCTGACCGCCAGACCATCGCCAGGCAAATCAAGGAAGCCCGTAAATTGACCACTGTCGATGTGCACTTGCAGCGCAACGGCAGCGCGGTGCAGGTCTTGCTCGAGGATGCGAACCGGCAGCTCAACGCCGATATCCACATGGTGATTTATGACAAGGAGCACACCACCAGCGTAAAACGCGGCGAGAATTCCGGCAAATCCATTACCAATCGCAATGTCGTCAGGTCCGTCAAAAAAATTGGTTCCTGGAGCGGCAATAAAACAAGCCTGTCCCTGCCGCTTGATGACAGCGGCGATGCCTGCGCCGTTATTATCCAATCCCGCGCCACCGGCGCAATCCTGGGTGCGGCCAGCATCACCATCAATTAA
- a CDS encoding DMT family transporter, whose product MAPREWFLLVLLSLIWGGPFFFAEIVLRDLEPLTIVAGRVSLAAVALLAYVYLSGKRMPLDARSWGQFFVMGGLNNMIPFSLIVWGQSYIDSGLASVLNATTPLFTVALAHLLTTDEKLNVNKGVGIFFGIFGVSVLIGPDALDSMDGQAWGKIAILGAAICYSFAGIYGRRLSRHPTSVAATGMLVASSIIMLPVALIVESPLEASPDMASLGSLLAMALVSTSVAYLIYFHILAKAGATNLLLVTFLVPVSAVMLGIVILGERLSQNAIIGMILIFTGLACVDGRVFGLFKRRNTS is encoded by the coding sequence ATGGCCCCGCGCGAATGGTTCCTGCTGGTGCTCCTGTCGTTGATATGGGGTGGCCCGTTTTTCTTTGCCGAAATTGTCTTGCGGGATCTTGAACCGCTGACCATTGTTGCCGGCCGCGTCTCACTGGCCGCCGTCGCCCTGCTTGCTTACGTCTATTTGAGCGGCAAACGAATGCCACTGGATGCCCGCAGCTGGGGGCAATTTTTCGTCATGGGCGGCCTTAACAACATGATCCCGTTTTCACTGATCGTCTGGGGGCAGTCCTATATTGATAGCGGCCTGGCTTCGGTGTTGAACGCGACGACGCCGCTGTTCACCGTCGCCCTCGCCCACCTGCTGACCACGGACGAAAAACTGAACGTCAACAAGGGTGTCGGCATTTTCTTCGGTATTTTCGGCGTTAGCGTCCTGATCGGCCCGGACGCCCTGGACAGCATGGACGGTCAGGCTTGGGGCAAGATCGCCATACTGGGAGCCGCCATCTGTTATTCCTTCGCAGGAATTTACGGTCGCCGCCTGAGCCGCCATCCCACCTCGGTGGCGGCGACGGGAATGCTGGTTGCCTCCAGCATCATCATGCTACCGGTTGCACTGATTGTTGAAAGCCCGCTTGAAGCGAGTCCGGACATGGCAAGCCTGGGCTCATTGCTCGCCATGGCGCTGGTTAGCACGTCGGTGGCCTACCTGATCTATTTTCACATTCTGGCGAAAGCCGGGGCGACAAACCTGCTGCTGGTCACCTTCCTGGTGCCCGTCAGCGCAGTCATGCTGGGCATCGTCATACTTGGCGAGAGGCTAAGCCAGAACGCTATCATTGGCATGATTCTGATTTTTACAGGACTCGCCTGTGTCGACGGGCGGGTGTTTGGATTATTTAAGCGCCGCAACACTTCTTGA
- a CDS encoding DNA-3-methyladenine glycosylase 2 family protein → MEYDSKTCYRAVKSRDPRFDGRFFTAVVSTGIFCRPVCPAITPKQKNCQFFENAAAAMHAGFRPCLRCRPEAAPGGPAWNGVSTTVSRALRLINEGALDTSSVDDLAARLGVGERHLRRLFLEHVGVGPKAVAQTRRVLFAKKLVNETALPLTDIALAAGFGSIRRFNSTFQKIYARPPRELRRMNEDRDGSDDAGLTLKLAVRPPYDWPRLIGFLQTRAIPGVESVSDNSYRRTIAIEKQQGILEVQHAAEGDHLKVTVSLADTSNLQTVIERSRRLFDLDADSVAINAHLCRDPLLAKSIKTRPGLRIPGAWEAFEIAVRAVLGQQISVAAARTFASRLATAYGAPIKNPNGSELSHLFPTPEALAEADLSNIGLTKRRTQTLRGLSRAFADDDLGLDVSSGLEDAQARLTALPGIGPWTAQYIAMRALGEPDAFPTGDLGLLNACKALGLEMSARELDERAENWRPWRAYAAMHLWAMLPSPKRKSKP, encoded by the coding sequence ATGGAATATGATTCTAAAACCTGTTACAGGGCCGTCAAAAGCCGTGACCCGCGTTTCGACGGACGTTTTTTTACGGCCGTGGTGTCGACGGGTATCTTCTGTCGACCTGTTTGCCCCGCAATCACGCCCAAGCAGAAAAACTGCCAGTTCTTTGAAAATGCCGCCGCCGCCATGCATGCCGGTTTTCGGCCCTGCCTGAGATGCCGCCCGGAAGCCGCCCCCGGTGGCCCCGCCTGGAACGGTGTTTCGACAACTGTCAGCAGGGCTCTGCGGTTGATTAACGAAGGGGCGTTGGACACCTCCAGCGTCGACGATCTGGCAGCCCGTCTGGGTGTCGGCGAGCGTCACTTGCGGCGTTTGTTTCTTGAGCATGTCGGTGTCGGACCAAAAGCAGTGGCGCAAACCCGTAGGGTCCTGTTCGCCAAAAAACTGGTCAACGAGACGGCCCTGCCGCTGACCGACATCGCCCTGGCTGCAGGGTTTGGCTCGATCCGCCGCTTTAATTCCACATTCCAGAAAATCTACGCACGCCCACCGCGCGAACTGCGCCGCATGAACGAAGATCGTGACGGCAGCGATGACGCTGGCCTGACCCTGAAACTGGCCGTCAGACCCCCATATGATTGGCCCCGCTTGATCGGTTTTTTACAAACCCGCGCCATTCCCGGCGTTGAAAGCGTCAGTGACAATTCATACCGGCGTACTATTGCCATCGAAAAACAACAGGGCATTCTGGAAGTCCAACATGCCGCCGAAGGCGACCACCTTAAGGTCACGGTTTCCCTTGCCGATACCAGTAACTTGCAAACGGTGATCGAACGCAGCCGCCGCCTGTTCGATCTGGACGCTGACAGTGTTGCGATCAACGCCCATCTTTGTCGCGATCCGTTGCTGGCAAAATCGATCAAGACGCGGCCCGGGTTGCGCATTCCCGGAGCCTGGGAGGCGTTTGAGATTGCCGTTCGCGCCGTGCTTGGCCAGCAGATCAGTGTCGCCGCCGCCCGCACCTTCGCCAGTCGGCTCGCCACAGCCTATGGGGCCCCTATAAAAAATCCCAACGGTTCGGAACTAAGCCATTTGTTCCCGACCCCTGAGGCATTGGCCGAAGCCGACTTATCAAACATCGGCCTGACCAAGCGTCGTACCCAAACCCTGCGCGGTTTAAGCCGGGCCTTTGCAGATGATGATTTGGGTCTGGACGTATCCTCAGGCCTTGAAGATGCCCAGGCTCGTCTAACAGCTCTTCCCGGCATCGGGCCGTGGACGGCCCAATACATCGCCATGCGGGCGCTGGGCGAACCGGACGCCTTCCCGACAGGCGATCTGGGTTTACTCAACGCGTGTAAAGCCTTGGGGCTAGAAATGAGTGCCCGCGAACTGGACGAGCGGGCCGAAAACTGGCGACCGTGGCGGGCCTACGCCGCTATGCATTTATGGGCGATGTTGCCGTCGCCAAAAAGGAAATCAAAACCATGA
- the htpG gene encoding molecular chaperone HtpG: MAKEKFTFQAEVSKLLDIVARSLYSQKEIFLRELASNASDACDKLRYAVLTDPSLSDGEGDFRIILGVDAKAKTLSISDNGIGMSHEELIETLGTIAKSGTEAFLAQANANAEAEKKGKSKDKDNVSLIGQFGVGFYSAFMVASQVDVLTRKAGQEEAFLWSSDGRGEFTIETAKRDGCGTTVTLHLNKEDKEYLDEPRISHIIKAHSDHIGIPIIFKDGEREETLNSASALWTLQKSEIKPEHYTEFYHHVAHAFDEPWLTLHNRVEGVMSYTNLLFIPTMAPFDLFTPERKGHVKLYVNRVFITEDCEGLLPPYMRFLRGIVDSEDLPLNISREMFQHDPRLAKIKTGLTKRVLTELKKKAEKTPEEYAAFWENFGAVLKEGIYEDQTNREKILEVSRFQTTASDGLRSLSDIVADMKEGQDAIYYITGDNLETVRQSPQLEGFRSRGVEVLLMTDPVDEFWLPAVGSFEDKPFKSVTRGGADLDNIKEEDADKDTKDKKKKDKKQAPGIDELIASLKISLGDAVKDVAVSERLTDSPVCLVSGEGDMDIQLERMLKQHKQLDQSTPRILEINADHALIVKLAGLAKEGKGSSDEIKEAAFLLLDQARLVEGETLSDVAEFARRMSSMMERGLV; encoded by the coding sequence ATGGCTAAGGAAAAATTTACATTTCAGGCGGAAGTCAGCAAGCTTCTCGATATCGTCGCGCGTTCATTATACAGCCAGAAGGAAATTTTCCTGCGCGAACTGGCTTCAAATGCATCAGACGCCTGTGACAAACTGCGTTATGCCGTCCTGACCGATCCTTCCCTAAGTGATGGAGAAGGCGATTTCAGAATTATCCTTGGCGTCGACGCCAAAGCCAAGACCCTGTCCATATCCGATAACGGCATCGGGATGAGTCACGAAGAACTGATTGAAACCCTGGGCACCATCGCCAAATCTGGCACCGAGGCTTTTCTGGCCCAGGCAAACGCCAATGCGGAGGCTGAAAAGAAAGGCAAATCCAAGGATAAGGATAATGTCTCGCTGATCGGCCAGTTCGGGGTCGGTTTCTATTCGGCCTTTATGGTTGCCTCCCAGGTTGATGTTTTGACCCGCAAGGCTGGTCAGGAAGAGGCTTTCCTGTGGAGTTCGGACGGCAGGGGTGAGTTCACCATCGAAACCGCCAAGCGCGACGGATGCGGCACCACCGTGACCCTGCACCTGAACAAGGAAGACAAGGAATACCTGGACGAGCCGCGCATCAGCCATATCATCAAGGCCCATTCGGACCACATCGGCATTCCCATTATCTTTAAGGATGGCGAGCGCGAGGAAACCCTGAATTCTGCTTCGGCCCTATGGACGTTGCAAAAAAGCGAGATCAAGCCCGAACACTATACGGAATTCTACCATCATGTAGCCCATGCTTTTGATGAGCCGTGGCTGACCCTGCACAACAGGGTCGAGGGCGTGATGAGCTACACCAATCTGTTGTTCATCCCAACAATGGCGCCATTCGATCTGTTCACGCCGGAACGAAAAGGCCATGTCAAACTGTACGTTAACCGGGTTTTCATCACCGAAGATTGCGAAGGACTGTTGCCGCCTTACATGCGCTTCCTGCGCGGTATTGTCGATTCCGAAGACCTGCCCCTGAACATCAGCCGCGAGATGTTCCAGCATGACCCGCGTCTCGCCAAAATAAAAACCGGCCTGACCAAACGGGTATTGACCGAACTGAAGAAAAAGGCCGAGAAAACACCCGAGGAATATGCCGCATTCTGGGAAAATTTCGGGGCTGTCCTCAAAGAAGGTATTTATGAGGATCAGACCAACCGGGAGAAAATTCTCGAGGTGTCGCGTTTTCAGACGACCGCATCCGATGGACTGCGCAGCCTGTCTGACATCGTCGCCGATATGAAAGAAGGCCAGGACGCGATCTATTATATTACCGGTGACAATCTTGAGACGGTTCGCCAAAGCCCGCAGCTTGAAGGTTTCCGGTCGCGCGGGGTCGAGGTCTTGTTGATGACCGACCCGGTCGATGAATTTTGGCTGCCTGCTGTCGGTTCTTTCGAGGACAAGCCCTTCAAATCGGTAACCCGGGGTGGTGCCGACCTTGATAACATCAAGGAAGAAGACGCTGACAAGGACACCAAAGACAAAAAGAAGAAAGATAAGAAGCAGGCGCCGGGAATTGACGAACTGATCGCCTCGTTGAAAATTTCATTAGGTGACGCGGTTAAGGATGTCGCCGTTTCCGAACGCCTGACCGACAGTCCGGTTTGTCTGGTTTCCGGCGAAGGTGACATGGATATTCAACTGGAAAGGATGCTCAAACAACACAAGCAACTGGACCAGTCAACGCCGCGCATTCTTGAAATCAATGCAGATCACGCACTCATCGTTAAGCTTGCCGGACTGGCCAAAGAGGGTAAGGGCAGCAGCGACGAGATCAAAGAAGCCGCCTTTCTGCTGCTTGATCAGGCGCGTCTGGTAGAAGGCGAGACCCTGTCCGACGTTGCCGAGTTCGCCCGCCGCATGAGCTCGATGATGGAACGTGGGTTGGTCTGA
- the acnA gene encoding aconitate hydratase AcnA, protein MTTFGTDTLKTRRSLNAAGKSYDYYSLEAAAEAGLGDISKLPFSLKVLLENLLRWEDGRTVTVEDVKGMARWLDNRRSDNEIAYRPARVLMQDFTGVPAVVDLAAMRDAMVAMGGDAQAINPLSPVDLVIDHSVMIDYSGTADAMEKNEAMEFKRNQERYEFLRWGQSAFDNFRVVPPGTGICHQVNVEHLAQVVWTGGEDGSVAYPDTLVGTDSHTTMVNGLAVLGWGVGGIEAEAAMLGQPVSMLIPEVIGFKLTGKMSEGITATDLVLRIVEMLRAKGVVGKFVEFFGPGLDSLSLPDRATIANMAPEYGATCGFFPIDQETIRYLEFTSREPDRVALVEAYAKAQGMWRDADTPEPLFTDTLELDIASIEPAISGPKRPQDRISLNASAGAFEATLKDMAGVDAPRSAAVNGSDHDLKDGDVVIAAITSCTNTSNPSVLVAAGLLARNAAEKGLRSKPWVKTSLAPGSQVVADYLQAAGLQDHLDTLGFNIAGFGCTTCIGNSGPLAEPIASAIETEDLVATAVLSGNRNFEGRISPHVKANYLASPPLVVAYALAGSMTRDLGHDPLGKDSEGNPVYLKDIWPSNAEIRETIDKALTPAMFKARYANVSEGPKAWQEISVAEGETYNWQPGSTYIQHPTFFEGLSGAPAEITDISGARPLAILGDSVTTDHISPAGGIATDGPAGSYLNEHQVAPADYNSYGSRRGNHEVMMRGTFANIRIRNEMAPGTEGGVTRHMPSGDAMSIFDAAMRYADENVPLIVFGGKEYGTGSSRDWAAKGTRLLGVKAVIVESFERIHRSNLVGMGVLPLQFKGGMTRQTLKLDGSETFELTGLSGGLTPGMDVALHIHHADGVKEEVTLTCRIDTLDEIEYVKAGGILQYVLRNMGKG, encoded by the coding sequence ATGACCACCTTCGGAACCGACACCCTGAAAACCCGCCGCAGCCTCAACGCCGCCGGAAAATCCTATGATTATTACAGCCTTGAGGCCGCCGCCGAGGCGGGTCTCGGCGACATTTCCAAGCTGCCGTTTTCGCTGAAAGTGCTGCTGGAAAATCTATTGCGCTGGGAAGACGGGCGCACCGTCACTGTTGAGGATGTCAAGGGCATGGCCCGTTGGCTCGACAACCGCCGCTCCGACAACGAAATCGCCTACCGTCCGGCCCGGGTGCTGATGCAGGACTTTACCGGTGTCCCCGCCGTCGTCGATCTGGCGGCCATGCGCGACGCCATGGTCGCCATGGGTGGCGATGCACAGGCAATCAATCCATTATCGCCCGTTGATCTGGTTATCGATCATTCGGTGATGATCGATTATTCCGGCACTGCCGACGCCATGGAAAAAAACGAAGCCATGGAGTTCAAGCGCAATCAGGAACGTTATGAATTCCTGCGCTGGGGACAAAGCGCTTTCGATAATTTCCGCGTCGTACCGCCGGGAACCGGTATCTGTCATCAGGTCAATGTCGAACATCTGGCTCAGGTCGTCTGGACTGGCGGCGAGGATGGCTCGGTTGCCTACCCTGACACCCTTGTTGGTACGGACAGCCACACCACCATGGTCAACGGACTGGCCGTGCTCGGCTGGGGCGTCGGCGGCATTGAGGCAGAGGCCGCCATGCTGGGCCAACCGGTGTCCATGTTGATACCCGAAGTTATCGGCTTCAAACTGACGGGCAAGATGTCAGAGGGCATCACCGCCACCGATCTGGTCTTGCGCATCGTCGAGATGCTGCGAGCAAAGGGCGTCGTTGGCAAGTTCGTCGAATTTTTCGGACCTGGCCTCGACAGCCTGTCCCTGCCGGACCGGGCGACAATCGCCAACATGGCCCCGGAATATGGCGCCACCTGCGGTTTCTTCCCCATTGATCAGGAAACCATCCGCTATCTGGAATTCACCTCGCGCGAGCCGGACCGTGTCGCCTTGGTCGAAGCCTACGCCAAGGCCCAGGGCATGTGGCGTGACGCCGACACCCCGGAGCCGCTTTTCACCGACACGCTGGAGCTTGATATCGCCAGCATTGAGCCGGCTATTTCCGGACCCAAGCGACCACAGGACCGCATTTCTCTCAATGCTTCTGCCGGCGCTTTTGAGGCGACCCTGAAGGATATGGCCGGAGTTGACGCACCGCGCAGCGCTGCCGTCAACGGATCGGACCATGACCTTAAAGACGGTGATGTGGTCATTGCCGCCATCACCAGTTGCACCAATACCTCCAACCCTTCGGTGCTGGTCGCCGCTGGCCTGCTGGCTCGCAACGCCGCCGAAAAAGGCCTGCGCTCCAAACCCTGGGTCAAAACATCGCTGGCCCCGGGATCACAAGTTGTCGCCGATTACTTGCAAGCCGCGGGATTGCAGGATCATCTCGATACCCTGGGCTTTAATATCGCCGGTTTTGGTTGCACAACCTGTATCGGTAACTCAGGACCATTGGCCGAGCCGATCGCGAGCGCAATCGAGACGGAAGACCTCGTCGCCACCGCGGTACTGTCCGGCAATCGCAATTTTGAAGGCCGCATCAGCCCGCACGTCAAAGCCAACTACCTGGCCTCGCCGCCATTGGTCGTCGCCTATGCGCTGGCCGGTTCCATGACCCGGGATCTGGGGCACGATCCGCTTGGTAAAGACTCCGAAGGAAACCCGGTTTACCTTAAGGACATCTGGCCGTCGAACGCCGAAATTCGCGAAACCATCGATAAGGCCCTGACCCCGGCAATGTTCAAGGCGCGTTACGCCAATGTTTCGGAGGGACCCAAGGCATGGCAGGAAATTTCTGTCGCCGAAGGGGAAACCTACAACTGGCAGCCGGGTTCAACCTACATCCAGCACCCGACGTTCTTTGAAGGCCTTAGTGGCGCCCCTGCCGAGATCACCGATATTAGCGGTGCCCGTCCACTGGCCATTCTCGGTGATTCGGTAACCACCGATCACATTTCACCGGCTGGCGGCATTGCTACAGATGGCCCGGCCGGCAGTTACCTGAACGAACACCAGGTCGCGCCCGCAGACTATAACTCCTATGGCTCACGGCGCGGTAATCACGAAGTGATGATGCGTGGCACCTTCGCCAATATTCGTATCCGCAATGAAATGGCGCCGGGCACTGAAGGCGGCGTCACCCGCCACATGCCTTCGGGTGACGCGATGAGCATCTTCGATGCGGCTATGCGTTACGCCGATGAAAACGTGCCGCTGATTGTTTTTGGCGGCAAGGAATACGGCACCGGCTCAAGCCGCGACTGGGCCGCCAAGGGCACCCGCCTTTTGGGCGTCAAGGCAGTCATCGTCGAGAGCTTCGAGCGCATTCACCGCTCCAATCTGGTCGGCATGGGTGTGCTTCCGTTGCAGTTCAAGGGCGGCATGACCCGCCAGACCCTGAAGCTGGACGGTTCGGAAACCTTCGAGCTTACAGGACTTTCCGGCGGCCTGACCCCGGGCATGGACGTCGCCCTTCATATCCACCATGCTGACGGCGTCAAAGAGGAAGTCACCCTGACCTGCCGCATCGACACCCTGGACGAAATCGAATACGTCAAGGCAGGCGGCATCTTGCAGTACGTTTTGAGGAATATGGGTAAGGGCTAA
- a CDS encoding YchJ family protein, which produces MSTCPCGSSLQFEACCEPFIAGKPAPTALALMRSRYTAYSLGNKDYLIETLAPEMRDDDDEEDVSKTANMKWLGLEIRDFSEGGEGDDKGSVEFVAKYKIGNNAGIHHERSGFRREGDRWYCLGGEINPKPEQRIAQKVGRNDPCPCGSGKKFKKCCGA; this is translated from the coding sequence ATGAGCACATGTCCCTGCGGCTCCAGCCTTCAATTTGAAGCGTGCTGCGAACCTTTTATTGCGGGAAAGCCAGCGCCAACGGCCCTCGCCCTGATGCGTTCGCGCTACACAGCTTATTCCCTGGGCAACAAAGACTACCTGATCGAAACCCTGGCCCCCGAAATGCGCGATGATGATGACGAGGAAGACGTCAGCAAAACCGCAAACATGAAGTGGTTGGGGCTTGAAATACGCGATTTCAGCGAAGGCGGGGAAGGTGACGACAAGGGCAGCGTCGAGTTCGTCGCCAAATACAAAATCGGCAATAATGCCGGCATACACCACGAGCGCTCCGGTTTTCGCCGCGAGGGTGATCGCTGGTACTGCCTGGGCGGGGAAATCAACCCCAAGCCGGAACAGCGCATCGCCCAAAAGGTCGGTCGAAACGATCCCTGTCCCTGCGGCTCAGGTAAAAAATTCAAGAAGTGTTGCGGCGCTTAA
- a CDS encoding methylated-DNA--[protein]-cysteine S-methyltransferase — MKLIFDTFSTPLGEMAAVVLGDALCVLEFSDDPERIEQQLKRFGPYEKAAQKNPLNIRGRVSAYFKGERDAFRGLKLNVGGTTFQQAVWKALQKIPHGGTLSYRELASNIGRPKAQRAVGTANGRNPVAIIIPCHRVIASNGTLAGYAGGLERKRQLLALEGSL, encoded by the coding sequence ATGAAACTTATTTTCGATACTTTTTCGACCCCCTTGGGCGAGATGGCCGCGGTGGTCCTGGGCGACGCCCTGTGCGTTCTGGAATTCAGCGATGACCCTGAGCGTATTGAGCAACAGTTAAAGCGCTTCGGCCCTTATGAAAAAGCGGCACAGAAAAACCCGCTTAACATTCGCGGGCGTGTCAGTGCCTACTTCAAGGGCGAGCGGGACGCCTTCAGGGGCCTGAAATTGAACGTCGGTGGCACCACTTTTCAGCAAGCCGTCTGGAAAGCGCTGCAAAAGATTCCCCACGGCGGCACCCTTTCATACCGCGAGCTTGCCAGTAACATTGGCAGGCCGAAGGCCCAGCGCGCCGTCGGTACGGCCAACGGTCGCAACCCGGTAGCCATCATTATTCCCTGCCACCGGGTCATCGCCAGCAATGGAACATTGGCCGGTTACGCCGGCGGGCTCGAGCGCAAGCGCCAGCTTCTGGCACTGGAGGGAAGTCTTTGA